Proteins from a genomic interval of Methanofastidiosum sp.:
- a CDS encoding FAD-binding protein → MKLIKGYPESMRESIEMVEKTREKRLKEKYQQMSMEERDDVLNKYHPDYKPEVKRTLSVGNSKGEIVPFEVADLIESYSRISEKDIDLSNIDYDVDLLIIGGGGAGTMAGIWATYEGIDPQNILMTTKLRHGDSNSIMAQGGIQAADKSNDAPEIHYLDVIGGGHFANDPELVEALVSDGPAIIKWFEGKGVMFDKEKDGTMITIHGGGTSRKRMHSAKDYTGMELLRVIRDEFINLSIPAVEFSPAIELLMDDKGQVAGAVLFNIETHQYYVVRAKATIMATGGFGRLHIQGFPTTNHYGATADGPAMAYRCGARLRDMDSVQYHPTGAAFPEQIVGLLITEKVRGLGAQPLNREGEMFVHPLEPRDVESAAFIKECYGAGGGVETPTGMQGVWLDSPMINMIKGEGVTERELSAMYRMFKRFDINMVEDPILVFPTLHYQNGGVVIDSNGATELKGLFAGGEVTGGVHGKNRLMGNSLLDYSVFGRRAGISAARYAKKASIGKLTLSHVTKYSKELKKVGVPESRKSPMILPEYRGKNVMSRAIDIF, encoded by the coding sequence ATGAAGCTAATAAAAGGTTATCCGGAGTCTATGAGGGAATCCATTGAAATGGTTGAAAAGACCCGAGAAAAAAGACTGAAAGAAAAATATCAACAGATGTCTATGGAAGAGAGAGACGATGTCCTAAATAAGTATCATCCTGATTATAAACCTGAAGTCAAAAGAACGCTTTCAGTAGGGAATTCAAAAGGCGAGATAGTCCCTTTTGAAGTTGCAGATTTAATTGAGTCCTACTCTCGTATTTCTGAAAAAGATATTGATCTTTCCAATATCGACTATGACGTTGACCTTCTTATTATTGGGGGAGGAGGCGCAGGAACAATGGCAGGCATCTGGGCCACCTATGAAGGTATAGACCCTCAGAATATTCTTATGACAACTAAGCTCAGACATGGCGACTCCAATTCTATTATGGCTCAAGGCGGCATACAGGCAGCAGACAAATCCAATGACGCTCCTGAAATTCATTATCTTGATGTTATAGGAGGGGGGCACTTTGCAAATGACCCTGAACTTGTTGAAGCGTTAGTTTCTGATGGCCCCGCAATAATAAAATGGTTTGAAGGAAAAGGGGTTATGTTTGACAAGGAAAAAGATGGAACAATGATTACTATTCATGGGGGAGGAACTTCAAGGAAAAGAATGCACTCTGCCAAAGACTATACGGGAATGGAACTACTTAGAGTTATCAGGGATGAATTTATTAATCTATCAATCCCTGCTGTTGAATTTTCGCCTGCAATAGAACTTTTGATGGACGACAAAGGCCAAGTTGCCGGAGCAGTTCTTTTCAATATAGAAACTCACCAGTATTACGTTGTCAGGGCCAAGGCCACAATTATGGCAACTGGGGGATTTGGAAGACTTCACATCCAGGGATTTCCCACAACAAATCATTATGGTGCAACTGCTGATGGGCCTGCAATGGCTTACAGGTGTGGAGCAAGACTCAGAGACATGGATTCTGTGCAGTACCACCCCACGGGAGCAGCTTTTCCAGAACAGATAGTTGGCCTTCTAATAACTGAAAAGGTCAGGGGGCTTGGTGCGCAGCCTCTGAACAGAGAGGGTGAAATGTTTGTGCATCCATTAGAACCAAGGGATGTAGAAAGTGCAGCCTTCATAAAAGAATGTTATGGGGCAGGCGGAGGAGTAGAAACGCCTACCGGGATGCAGGGAGTATGGCTTGACTCACCAATGATCAACATGATAAAAGGTGAAGGTGTTACTGAAAGGGAACTATCTGCTATGTATAGAATGTTTAAGAGATTTGATATAAACATGGTAGAGGATCCTATACTGGTATTTCCTACATTGCACTACCAAAATGGCGGCGTCGTGATTGATTCAAATGGCGCCACAGAATTAAAAGGACTATTTGCTGGTGGAGAAGTCACAGGCGGAGTTCATGGAAAGAACAGGCTTATGGGAAACTCTCTCCTTGACTATTCTGTTTTTGGTAGAAGGGCGGGGATTTCCGCAGCAAGATACGCAAAGAAAGCATCTATTGGAAAATTGACATTATCCCACGTCACAAAATATTCTAAAGAATTGAAAAAAGTAGGGGTACCAGAAAGCAGAAAATCACCCATGATTCTTCCAGAATATAGGGGAAAAAATGTAATGTCAAGAGCAATAGATATATTCTAA
- a CDS encoding phenylacetate--CoA ligase: MKRDELEAFQLKHLKHILNHAYNNSEHYRNSFEDAGVSPNDINCLSDIQKLPTIQKDNIRKDQELTPPLGKMTAVPENEVVYISVSSGSTGMPTASPFTYQDFEDFMDFEARLFYSSGMRNNDRYCHALNMSLFVGGPCVLGAQKIGALCIHAGTIPSERLLRIMMQFQPTITWTTPSYAWYLGETAEKQGIDVAHDTAIGKIFVAGEPGGSIDATKKRIEQLWDADVYDYYGLSDIFGACAGECEEKSGLHFAEDHMIVEVLDLKTGEPVGENEEGEMVLTTIKKMARPMIRFRTGDIVSYETDRCACGRTHKRLMGICGRTDDMLIIKGVNVLPSSVEPVVRGNKKLSGEYRLVVDRVNHLDVLTIEIESMCEYKGDVKLLEREVQRDLRAVLGITPKVLIYEDGTLPRETHKAKRIKDNRKNVWK; the protein is encoded by the coding sequence ATGAAAAGAGATGAACTGGAAGCATTCCAGCTAAAACATCTTAAACATATATTAAATCATGCTTATAACAATAGTGAGCACTATCGGAATAGTTTTGAAGACGCCGGAGTATCGCCCAATGACATTAATTGTCTTTCTGATATTCAAAAACTTCCAACTATTCAAAAAGATAATATTAGGAAGGATCAAGAACTAACTCCCCCTTTGGGGAAAATGACAGCCGTTCCCGAGAATGAGGTAGTGTATATCTCAGTTTCAAGCGGTTCCACAGGGATGCCAACAGCTTCCCCTTTCACTTATCAAGATTTTGAAGATTTTATGGATTTTGAAGCAAGATTGTTTTATTCATCTGGCATGAGAAACAATGATAGGTATTGTCATGCATTAAACATGTCTCTTTTTGTTGGGGGGCCGTGTGTCTTGGGCGCACAAAAGATTGGGGCGTTATGCATACATGCAGGCACAATACCGTCAGAAAGGTTGCTTAGGATAATGATGCAGTTCCAGCCAACAATTACTTGGACAACACCTTCCTACGCATGGTATCTTGGAGAAACTGCAGAAAAACAGGGAATTGATGTAGCCCATGACACGGCCATAGGCAAAATTTTTGTTGCTGGAGAACCGGGTGGTTCGATTGATGCAACAAAAAAGAGAATTGAGCAGCTTTGGGATGCAGATGTATATGACTATTATGGATTGTCCGATATATTTGGGGCTTGCGCCGGAGAGTGTGAAGAGAAGTCAGGGCTTCATTTTGCTGAAGACCATATGATTGTTGAGGTATTAGATTTAAAGACAGGTGAACCTGTTGGGGAAAATGAAGAGGGAGAAATGGTACTCACGACAATCAAAAAGATGGCAAGACCAATGATAAGATTTAGAACTGGCGATATAGTTTCATATGAAACAGATAGATGTGCATGCGGAAGAACCCATAAGAGATTAATGGGAATATGCGGAAGAACAGATGATATGCTTATCATAAAAGGGGTAAATGTATTGCCTTCAAGTGTCGAACCGGTTGTAAGAGGCAACAAGAAGTTATCAGGAGAATATAGACTAGTGGTGGACAGAGTAAATCACCTTGACGTCTTGACTATCGAAATCGAAAGCATGTGCGAGTACAAAGGAGATGTGAAACTATTAGAGAGGGAAGTCCAGCGAGACCTTAGGGCAGTTTTAGGCATAACTCCAAAAGTGCTAATATATGAAGATGGCACATTACCAAGAGAAACCCATAAAGCAAAAAGGATTAAGGACAATAGAAAAAACGTCTGGAAATAA
- a CDS encoding DUF6125 family protein, with amino-acid sequence MKISRNEDLKMLSSLDEWELIDLLLFNIKNLWRVDGLYFLGIEERFGAQAATDIDVKCWDYLAEIESKYLKQMFSLEPNLEGLAKALRFTSWALDHPSKEIEIKDGVLTFRITDCHTQKTRREKGLPQFSCKNVRLNYLKIFVENFSPNIDVCCNLCPPDEHPENVWCEWRFTMK; translated from the coding sequence ATGAAAATCTCAAGAAATGAAGATCTAAAAATGCTTTCGTCGCTTGATGAATGGGAATTAATTGACCTTTTACTTTTTAATATAAAAAACCTATGGAGAGTAGATGGCCTCTATTTTTTAGGTATCGAAGAAAGATTTGGAGCGCAGGCTGCTACGGATATCGATGTTAAGTGTTGGGATTATCTAGCAGAAATTGAGTCTAAGTATCTAAAACAGATGTTTTCACTAGAACCAAACCTGGAAGGGCTTGCAAAAGCATTGAGATTTACAAGTTGGGCGCTTGATCACCCTTCAAAAGAAATAGAAATTAAGGATGGGGTGCTAACCTTTCGGATAACAGACTGCCATACACAAAAAACTAGAAGAGAAAAAGGTCTGCCCCAATTTTCATGTAAAAATGTAAGATTAAATTATCTAAAAATTTTTGTTGAAAATTTCTCCCCAAACATTGACGTATGTTGCAATTTATGCCCCCCTGATGAACACCCGGAGAATGTTTGGTGTGAATGGCGTTTTACAATGAAATAA
- a CDS encoding DUF2226 domain-containing protein, whose product MKLPKGHIIKTLVKYNMKANSLNDFVKEVLNDIDKFTGYVRILADKGEYEEEIKVILSDGEIVGGELKLLGSGTIFYGNECRFDVPFEFHRCGISVVRLTSNDIGIVKISRPECVIIKDINLEEPEVTNQRDQLLKKYRIKEMSDSEITNLLEKMNGD is encoded by the coding sequence ATGAAACTCCCCAAAGGGCACATAATAAAGACATTAGTGAAATATAACATGAAGGCAAATTCACTTAATGATTTCGTCAAAGAAGTCCTTAATGATATTGACAAGTTTACTGGGTATGTAAGGATACTAGCTGACAAAGGGGAATATGAAGAAGAAATTAAAGTGATTTTATCTGATGGTGAAATTGTAGGCGGAGAACTTAAATTACTTGGTTCTGGAACTATCTTTTACGGTAATGAGTGTAGATTTGATGTTCCTTTTGAATTTCACCGTTGTGGAATTTCTGTTGTAAGACTTACGTCAAACGACATTGGCATAGTGAAGATATCTCGACCAGAATGTGTAATTATTAAAGATATCAATTTAGAGGAGCCTGAAGTAACAAATCAGCGAGATCAACTATTGAAAAAATACAGAATTAAAGAGATGAGTGACTCGGAAATTACAAATCTTTTAGAGAAAATGAATGGCGATTAG
- the hycI gene encoding hydrogenase maturation peptidase HycI produces MQALEIFLKEILKKKLAMLGVGSELRGDDGVGPYLSEKLSGFNSESFLSINGDLVPENFTRDLRKFQPDNIIIIDAAFMGKSAGDIEIVKINELTGISFSSHSMPLSVLGKYLSQEIGANVYILGIQPIYIDFGSELSLEVRESADKIFEMIKEELSNRHSFSLKDL; encoded by the coding sequence ATGCAAGCTCTTGAAATATTTCTTAAAGAAATTCTTAAAAAAAAACTGGCTATGCTGGGCGTAGGCAGCGAACTTAGAGGCGATGATGGTGTGGGGCCATATCTTTCTGAAAAGCTTTCGGGTTTTAATAGTGAATCTTTTCTCAGCATAAATGGTGATTTAGTCCCAGAAAATTTTACTCGTGATTTGAGAAAATTTCAACCTGACAACATAATCATAATAGATGCGGCATTCATGGGGAAATCTGCAGGCGACATTGAAATTGTCAAAATAAATGAATTAACAGGGATCTCTTTTTCATCTCATTCAATGCCCCTATCAGTCTTAGGAAAATATCTCTCACAAGAAATTGGAGCGAATGTCTACATTCTTGGGATACAGCCCATTTACATTGATTTTGGAAGCGAATTATCTCTAGAAGTAAGAGAGTCAGCCGATAAAATATTTGAAATGATTAAAGAAGAGCTATCTAATCGCCATTCATTTTCTCTAAAAGATTTGTAA
- a CDS encoding putative sugar nucleotidyl transferase, with protein sequence MDNICIFEDSIYENFLPLTYSRPVFELRCGFKNLREKIEFFFPEATPYVLMRDYLKYLSSENGLSLKESIKGDILFINGRLIMKERPEIKEEGIYYVNNEIAFIYLNEKSLGTINISGYQDIEKLVARGLKEFKIQNTILIKYPWDIINENSNEIKREFSIYCSDKCKNYLDIDITGDKNLVFVGKGVEAEKNIVFDVRNGPIYIGNNTDIRAFSRIAGPTYIGANCLIKSGRIQECSIGNVCKIGGEIEESIFHGYSNKQHYGFIGHSYLGEWVNLGAGTSNSDLKDTYGTIKYKIAGKIIDSGQQFFGCVIGDNAKSSIGTMIYTGKKIGFAAHIHGTISKDVPSFCVWAKSLGSEPSELFFDSAITTYSRAAGRRGIILTKEYEEMMKKIFELTKDERNSCGVSPNKFSLR encoded by the coding sequence TTGGACAACATATGTATATTTGAAGATAGCATTTACGAGAATTTTTTACCCCTTACGTATTCAAGGCCTGTTTTTGAGCTGAGATGTGGATTTAAAAATCTGAGGGAAAAAATTGAATTTTTCTTTCCTGAGGCAACTCCCTACGTATTGATGAGGGATTATCTGAAATATTTATCTTCTGAGAATGGTCTTTCTCTGAAAGAATCAATCAAAGGAGATATACTCTTTATTAATGGAAGATTAATAATGAAAGAAAGACCAGAGATCAAGGAAGAAGGAATATACTATGTTAATAATGAAATCGCATTTATTTATTTAAATGAAAAATCATTGGGTACTATAAATATTTCTGGATACCAAGATATTGAAAAGTTAGTAGCAAGAGGATTAAAAGAATTCAAGATACAAAATACTATACTAATTAAATATCCCTGGGACATAATAAATGAAAACAGTAATGAGATTAAGAGAGAATTCTCTATTTACTGTTCCGACAAATGTAAAAATTATCTTGATATCGATATCACAGGCGATAAGAACCTAGTTTTTGTTGGCAAGGGCGTTGAAGCAGAAAAAAACATTGTCTTTGACGTAAGAAATGGGCCAATATATATTGGTAACAATACCGATATTCGGGCCTTTTCTAGAATTGCTGGGCCAACTTATATTGGGGCGAACTGCCTCATCAAAAGTGGCAGAATCCAGGAATGTTCGATTGGAAACGTATGTAAGATTGGAGGCGAGATAGAAGAATCTATTTTTCACGGCTATTCCAACAAGCAGCACTATGGATTTATTGGTCACTCTTACTTAGGGGAATGGGTTAATCTTGGAGCAGGCACATCAAACAGCGATTTAAAAGATACATACGGAACAATAAAATACAAAATTGCCGGGAAAATAATTGATTCCGGGCAGCAGTTTTTTGGATGTGTAATAGGGGATAATGCGAAATCTTCCATTGGAACAATGATTTATACTGGGAAAAAGATTGGATTTGCAGCCCACATTCATGGTACAATCTCTAAAGATGTTCCAAGTTTTTGTGTGTGGGCAAAATCACTTGGATCAGAACCTTCGGAGCTATTTTTTGATTCTGCAATAACAACTTATTCTAGGGCGGCAGGAAGGCGTGGAATTATTTTGACAAAAGAGTATGAAGAAATGATGAAAAAAATATTTGAACTCACAAAAGATGAAAGAAATAGTTGTGGCGTATCTCCCAATAAATTTTCCTTAAGGTGA
- the glmM gene encoding phosphoglucosamine mutase yields MDVIFGVSGLRGIVGEGLSPKLVCNYVASFAKEIPSGKVVIGNDSRISGDMVKNAVISSLQASGFDIIDIGIAPTPTVQFITKIKNASGGISITASHNPEKWNGLKFIESNGIFFNEKKITIIKKNLEEKNFKYQAYDKLGKLFHDSNAKELHMNSVLEKIDFDCFGKDNFTVAIDACNAAGSEFLPSFIEKLGFKVIKQNCDVKASFPRNPEPLKENLTSFSNFIREKGDIDIGFALDGDADRVAILDEKGQYIGEENTLVLASKFFIEHMNPQNKTVVTNLSTTRALDDVVSSNGGRVVRSKVGEINVVEEMIRVNASIGGEGNGGVILPMVQYARDSLSAISLIMLGLSKSKLNLSSIVSELPKYYMLKDKIAISRESFEKNLSYLKEFFTGYPYSDIDGLKFDLDDSWIHIRPSNTEPIVRIIAESKSMEKANKLVEETKNLMKVSC; encoded by the coding sequence ATGGACGTAATATTTGGAGTTTCTGGTCTTAGAGGTATAGTGGGCGAAGGTTTATCTCCAAAGCTCGTATGCAATTATGTGGCCTCTTTTGCAAAAGAGATTCCTTCAGGTAAAGTTGTTATTGGCAATGATTCAAGGATATCTGGTGATATGGTAAAGAATGCCGTCATTTCTTCACTTCAAGCTTCGGGGTTCGATATAATTGATATTGGAATTGCACCTACCCCTACGGTGCAATTTATAACAAAAATAAAAAATGCTTCGGGCGGTATATCGATTACTGCTAGTCACAACCCCGAGAAATGGAACGGATTAAAATTCATTGAGAGCAATGGTATATTCTTTAACGAAAAAAAGATCACAATCATTAAAAAAAATCTGGAAGAAAAAAATTTTAAGTATCAGGCTTACGATAAACTTGGAAAATTATTTCATGATTCAAATGCAAAAGAACTCCATATGAATTCAGTTCTTGAAAAGATTGATTTCGACTGTTTTGGTAAAGATAATTTTACTGTAGCAATCGACGCTTGTAATGCTGCAGGCTCAGAATTTCTACCCTCGTTCATTGAGAAACTTGGATTTAAGGTAATAAAACAAAATTGTGACGTTAAAGCGTCTTTTCCTAGAAATCCTGAACCCCTAAAAGAAAATCTCACTTCTTTTTCTAATTTCATAAGAGAAAAAGGAGATATAGACATTGGCTTTGCGCTAGATGGGGACGCCGATAGAGTCGCCATACTAGACGAAAAAGGTCAATACATTGGAGAGGAAAACACGCTTGTTCTTGCATCAAAATTTTTTATAGAACATATGAATCCACAAAATAAAACTGTTGTCACAAATCTTTCAACCACGCGAGCACTGGATGATGTAGTTTCATCAAATGGCGGAAGAGTTGTAAGATCAAAAGTTGGAGAGATAAATGTTGTAGAAGAAATGATAAGGGTCAATGCCTCAATCGGAGGAGAAGGAAATGGGGGCGTAATACTTCCTATGGTGCAATATGCGAGAGACTCTCTTTCTGCCATTTCATTGATTATGTTGGGATTATCAAAATCTAAGTTAAACCTTTCTTCAATAGTATCTGAGCTTCCAAAGTATTATATGCTAAAAGACAAAATAGCCATTTCAAGAGAGTCTTTTGAGAAAAATCTATCTTATCTAAAGGAGTTTTTCACAGGTTACCCATATAGTGACATAGATGGATTAAAGTTTGATCTTGATGATTCTTGGATACACATCAGGCCATCAAATACAGAGCCCATTGTCAGAATTATAGCGGAATCTAAGAGTATGGAAAAGGCAAATAAGCTTGTAGAAGAAACAAAGAATTTGATGAAAGTGTCATGTTAG
- a CDS encoding DUF2117 domain-containing protein, whose translation MLVLLFHGIDIFYDDRSKDILDKLSSRYHLKPYIVGTMGITSLLDSGIEGVELIFKRPSVAISELKGFDSVLLVLKARSIETARTFLGAIGERADFKGEILGIDINTSSLFQVKSGLSDIKPYLISLGFKEEPTSKGIDVTVDDNYLVRRIRGCKPGELLLFNGLVVGKIFDEDVKVYVKDNQIERIQGVEIKKHGLEKIKEVDIFSLKIDSTIGFEAREEFIIRKLNGKHILFINHDSYSIYRNLSNLSGAVTVGDDTTRISGYILQRFGVPLIGIVDGDKDGVIKGEHFHKGSVLFEVEGDDIAGDKIQSQFFRDKIAIKYDFQKLKDNIEKYLGKEIIRKIEY comes from the coding sequence ATGTTAGTTCTTTTATTTCACGGAATTGATATTTTTTATGACGATAGAAGTAAAGATATTTTGGATAAATTAAGTAGTAGATATCACTTAAAGCCATATATTGTTGGAACTATGGGGATAACTTCACTGCTGGATAGTGGCATAGAAGGTGTTGAACTCATTTTTAAAAGACCCTCAGTTGCAATCTCAGAGCTTAAAGGATTTGATTCAGTCTTACTTGTGTTGAAAGCAAGATCAATTGAAACTGCTAGGACTTTTCTTGGGGCAATAGGGGAAAGGGCAGATTTCAAAGGTGAAATCTTAGGCATTGATATTAATACTAGCTCTCTTTTTCAAGTCAAATCGGGGCTTTCAGATATTAAGCCTTATTTGATTTCACTTGGATTTAAAGAAGAGCCCACTAGCAAAGGCATTGATGTCACAGTAGACGATAATTATCTTGTAAGACGTATAAGAGGGTGTAAGCCTGGGGAGCTTCTATTATTCAATGGTCTTGTAGTTGGCAAAATTTTTGATGAGGACGTCAAGGTATATGTCAAGGATAATCAGATTGAGCGGATACAAGGAGTAGAGATAAAAAAACATGGATTAGAAAAAATAAAGGAAGTAGATATATTTTCCTTAAAGATAGATAGCACAATTGGATTTGAAGCAAGAGAAGAGTTTATCATAAGAAAATTAAATGGAAAGCATATTCTTTTTATAAATCACGATTCATACTCAATATATAGAAATCTATCAAACTTATCCGGGGCCGTAACAGTTGGTGACGACACAACACGAATTTCAGGTTATATCCTGCAAAGGTTTGGGGTGCCTTTGATTGGTATAGTTGATGGGGATAAAGATGGTGTCATTAAAGGAGAACACTTCCATAAAGGCTCAGTTCTTTTTGAAGTAGAAGGAGACGATATAGCTGGGGACAAAATTCAATCTCAATTTTTTAGAGATAAAATTGCTATAAAATATGATTTCCAGAAACTAAAAGATAACATTGAAAAATATTTGGGTAAAGAAATAATAAGAAAAATTGAATACTAA
- a CDS encoding ATP-binding cassette domain-containing protein produces MNSIDVKNLHFTYPESKEIIKGVNLSVKKGEFISLVGQNGSGKTTLAKHFNGLLRPSKGKVFILGEDTKNSSIAELSRKVGHLFQNPENQIFEETVFAEIAFGPKNLNLPEGEIEARVDKVLKTTRLSKYRDTHPLSLSGGEKQRLALASVVVMEPQILVLDEPTTGLDLLSIMGILEIVKELHKKNVTVILITHDMGLVSELSERVVVMGNGQIIGDGTPKEIFADDDLLKRASLEPPQIMKFSKILGLKPEVKVDALYKRIVETL; encoded by the coding sequence ATGAATTCAATTGATGTCAAAAATCTTCATTTTACCTATCCAGAATCAAAAGAAATAATAAAAGGCGTCAACTTATCTGTAAAGAAAGGTGAATTTATTTCTCTTGTAGGCCAAAATGGAAGTGGAAAAACAACATTAGCGAAGCATTTCAATGGCCTCTTAAGACCTAGCAAAGGCAAAGTCTTCATTCTTGGAGAAGATACTAAAAATTCTTCAATTGCAGAGCTCTCAAGAAAAGTTGGCCACCTTTTCCAGAATCCTGAAAATCAAATCTTTGAAGAAACTGTATTTGCTGAAATAGCTTTTGGCCCTAAAAATCTTAATCTCCCAGAGGGAGAAATAGAAGCTAGAGTTGATAAAGTCTTAAAGACAACTAGGCTTTCTAAGTACCGAGATACCCACCCGCTGTCACTTTCTGGGGGAGAGAAACAGAGATTAGCCCTTGCATCTGTTGTTGTAATGGAACCGCAAATTCTTGTTTTGGATGAGCCTACAACAGGTCTTGATTTGTTATCAATTATGGGAATTTTAGAAATAGTAAAAGAACTCCACAAGAAAAATGTTACAGTTATTTTGATAACTCACGATATGGGCCTTGTATCGGAGCTATCTGAAAGGGTAGTTGTAATGGGAAACGGCCAAATCATTGGGGATGGAACTCCAAAAGAAATATTTGCAGATGATGACTTATTAAAAAGAGCAAGCCTTGAACCGCCGCAGATTATGAAATTCTCCAAGATATTAGGATTAAAACCTGAAGTAAAAGTGGACGCACTATACAAGAGAATTGTAGAAACTCTTTGA
- a CDS encoding ATP-binding cassette domain-containing protein — MIEINNLHFKYHSQTEQVLKGIDLSIKKGEFVSIIGPSGCGKSTLCLTLNGIIPKTISGDFSGDVIIDGINTKDREVSEFSRRVGMILQNPESQLFAMTVEEELAFGPENLAVPREEIEERISWALSIVNMGDKREEFPGNLSGGQKQRIAIAASLTMKPDILVLDEPTSQLDPVGKREVFSVLKELHEKEKMTIVLVEHRTEPIAELSDRVVVMDKGSIVLEGTPKEVFEKVPLLRELGIMVPDISYLTYLLKEGGYVKDIALTVEEGRRLFI, encoded by the coding sequence ATGATTGAGATTAACAATCTTCATTTTAAATACCATTCCCAAACTGAACAGGTCCTCAAAGGAATAGACCTTAGTATAAAAAAAGGTGAATTTGTCTCAATCATCGGACCGTCTGGCTGTGGAAAATCAACTCTTTGCCTTACATTAAATGGTATAATACCTAAGACCATAAGTGGTGATTTTTCGGGAGATGTCATTATAGATGGAATCAATACAAAGGACAGAGAAGTAAGCGAATTCTCAAGAAGAGTCGGCATGATACTACAAAATCCTGAATCCCAACTTTTTGCAATGACTGTTGAAGAAGAGTTGGCATTTGGGCCTGAAAATTTGGCTGTTCCGAGAGAAGAAATTGAAGAGAGAATATCTTGGGCGCTATCCATTGTTAATATGGGGGATAAGAGGGAGGAGTTTCCTGGAAATTTATCGGGTGGACAAAAACAGAGAATAGCGATAGCAGCTTCTCTCACAATGAAGCCCGATATTCTTGTACTTGATGAGCCAACGAGCCAACTCGATCCAGTTGGAAAAAGAGAAGTTTTTTCAGTTTTAAAAGAACTTCACGAAAAAGAAAAAATGACAATAGTCTTAGTTGAGCATAGAACAGAACCTATAGCAGAGCTTTCTGACAGAGTAGTTGTAATGGACAAAGGTTCAATAGTCTTGGAAGGAACTCCAAAAGAGGTTTTTGAGAAAGTTCCTCTTCTAAGGGAACTTGGAATAATGGTTCCTGACATTAGTTACCTTACATATCTCCTAAAAGAAGGAGGATATGTTAAGGATATAGCACTAACAGTTGAGGAAGGTAGGAGGCTCTTCATATGA
- a CDS encoding carbohydrate kinase family protein, which yields MKDLLCIGNVNLDTIMGVESFPVVNGESKIEGLEIRYGGSAFNVSVNSSILGLSSGVMASVGNDSDGIIGNLKNYNVDYSNLILQNSPSGRMFIINKENDRMFLFYKGANDKFEKNMINYQVFKEYRFVHVSPTKLEIAEHAIKIAKENSNVVSFDPGEQLCYSNSEEVLKIIKNVDFLFVNRHELFALLGSSDIEEGGQYLTKRRAKNVIVKADKNGVYYFGKNYIHEKAFPAKVIDPTGAGDSFSSAFIANYIRTSDIRSSLRYANAAASFCVQSYGAILKVKKEDIEKLYRSRLDG from the coding sequence TTGAAAGACTTATTGTGTATTGGAAATGTTAATCTAGATACAATTATGGGTGTTGAATCGTTTCCAGTTGTCAACGGTGAATCAAAGATAGAAGGGCTTGAAATCAGATATGGGGGGTCTGCTTTCAACGTTTCTGTGAACAGCTCGATACTTGGCCTAAGCTCCGGCGTTATGGCATCAGTTGGAAATGACAGCGATGGAATAATAGGCAATCTAAAAAATTATAATGTTGATTATTCTAATCTGATTCTTCAAAACTCGCCTTCAGGAAGAATGTTCATAATAAACAAAGAAAATGACAGAATGTTCCTCTTCTATAAAGGCGCTAATGATAAATTTGAAAAAAACATGATAAACTACCAAGTTTTTAAAGAATATAGATTTGTCCACGTTTCCCCCACAAAACTCGAAATTGCTGAGCATGCTATAAAAATTGCAAAAGAGAATAGCAATGTTGTAAGTTTTGATCCTGGAGAACAACTATGTTACTCCAACTCTGAAGAGGTATTAAAAATTATTAAAAATGTTGATTTTCTTTTTGTCAACAGACATGAACTTTTTGCTCTTTTAGGTTCAAGTGATATAGAGGAAGGTGGGCAATACCTAACTAAAAGAAGAGCCAAAAATGTCATAGTCAAAGCTGATAAAAACGGCGTTTATTATTTTGGTAAAAATTATATTCATGAAAAGGCGTTCCCTGCCAAGGTAATTGATCCTACGGGTGCAGGAGATAGCTTTTCCTCAGCTTTTATTGCTAACTACATAAGAACTTCCGATATTAGAAGTTCATTAAGGTATGCAAATGCAGCTGCAAGTTTCTGTGTCCAGAGTTATGGGGCCATATTAAAGGTTAAAAAAGAAGATATTGAAAAATTATACAGGAGTAGATTGGATGGATAA